From the Fibrobacter sp. UWB11 genome, one window contains:
- the rplQ gene encoding 50S ribosomal protein L17: MRHGVKNKKLGVNAQHKRAILRALTTSIIGKGMESDQNKRYVRTTLHKAKLVRGAVERMITYAKKGDLSARREAARFIMDPKVLQDLFNTIGPRYANRNGGYTRVLKLGPNRAGDAAEMALIGLVEDEIVAKAKKAAPAAKADAAVDMVEGEGKSAN, from the coding sequence ATGAGACACGGTGTAAAAAACAAGAAACTGGGTGTTAACGCCCAACACAAGCGTGCCATCCTCCGCGCCCTCACTACTTCCATCATCGGTAAGGGCATGGAATCGGATCAGAACAAGCGCTATGTGCGTACCACTCTCCACAAGGCTAAGCTTGTCCGTGGTGCTGTCGAACGCATGATTACCTACGCAAAGAAGGGTGACCTTTCTGCACGTCGTGAAGCTGCTCGCTTCATTATGGACCCGAAGGTTCTCCAGGATTTGTTCAACACGATCGGTCCGCGTTATGCTAACCGCAACGGTGGTTACACTCGCGTGCTGAAGCTCGGCCCGAACCGCGCTGGTGACGCTGCTGAAATGGCTTTGATCGGTCTCGTCGAAGACGAAATCGTTGCAAAGGCCAAGAAGGCTGCTCCGGCTGCTAAGGCTGACGCTGCTGTTGACATGGTCGAAGGCGAAGGCAAGTCCGCTAACTAA